TCGGCGGCTTCTAATCGCGCGACCGGCAGAATCCGAAAATTCAAGAGGCCACCTTGCGGGCACGAAAGTCCGATAGGGCCCTGCGCAATTGGGCCAACGTCGAATCTTTATCCGCGGCCGACACTTCGTGTCGATCGCAGGCAGCCACGCGGCGTTCGATCTCAGCCGCCCACGCCTCGGCAAGCTCGGGCGAAGCAAATCCCTGCGCGTCCAAGCTTTGCTCCAATGCGTCGGCGACATACGCGCGGTCCTGCGGGGCAAGTTGCATCGCCTGTTGCAAAATCTCGTCGCGCCCGGGCATGAGTTCAACCCCCCTTCCATATGGCGATACTGCGGGCGCTGCGATTCGGCCCGATAACGAATTATTGCCCGCCAGTCGCCCATTTCCAAGGCCCACGACGCCCCGCGGCCAATTCTTGGCCTCGCGCTGCTAAATGCTACAATGCCGCCTCGATTTGGCGATTCCCCAATTGCGTCTTAACCGCTGCCAGGAGAATAGGAAAATGCTTCGAGT
The nucleotide sequence above comes from Pirellulales bacterium. Encoded proteins:
- a CDS encoding addiction module protein; the protein is MPGRDEILQQAMQLAPQDRAYVADALEQSLDAQGFASPELAEAWAAEIERRVAACDRHEVSAADKDSTLAQLRRALSDFRARKVAS